A genome region from Anastrepha obliqua isolate idAnaObli1 chromosome 4, idAnaObli1_1.0, whole genome shotgun sequence includes the following:
- the LOC129246213 gene encoding uncharacterized protein LOC129246213 isoform X2 — protein sequence MPDVAKFSVSKEQHQHQHQHQHRQYHSVSSNSKSLNMSLLPKFDLALSRKSTTFLLVLFGIGCLGYIQAERDFNFNDSQVPLLEPRDDPAHTHYSYDPYSVEVSSCRSANSEVVLSLVLKNYDWTDLSDNKKDKVLEKLSKFFAIPKEFIVMESVTKRELSEMQNESIRRGHNKCHNNYNRPLGRVSFVLGCGSTYFTMSEPINKQIGAQMKDGSIDNITGEKFGWWVIWRKHYKTRVQRNRRQTEGSGADEVDDDYDYGYDDDDEDVVENVTEVPAVTTHAHRHHHGVGQQDQMLQEEHRQQTLYQSTKSFENFELPSLTPISVENSEGSTKSVSEAAPNDLSMFTTQRLPTSDTTTTHSVQSEKDVTPSEPSSTSTFMTSSVNKDVKKDDNETSTMTPGQDSSQTASTTPAASSPTTLLTSPTISPVTVSSDTVSPAVSSTDYAEPKMENTPPMIRTRLQKFAVTSGKAFSYSVPQDTFYDTEDLTNLRLDLTDKDGRELKASSWLQFNPETHVLYGLPLDDSVSKWQYRLSATDSGNDSVTETLEISVQQHRGVRTVNHEISITVKMNEKNMHNIDWQLKLMRDVASTLGDENTNWIVVREIRPMPQDPNTATFVYFNETFPTSECPEAELNKLVKRLDASRLSDLVYPTLSVKSITGQLIGACQKSHIIKPKPTTHIATNVPPLPRNQVDRVNATVGHLLVFKVPSDTFYDPNDNEHLTLTLKTKDHKELNPRHWLQFDSKNQEFYGIPRSGDAGSEEYLLVAQDAGGLSATDALVVVVNHAPKREFSIYFKAYLAIRHEQFNADLQRKFVERISQLFGDSTTQYVQIRSVTPHLDSDSTIVSFYNTSLYKSHNRCPEEEIEAVRSVYLVKDHMVRDHVKKVLGPELNLTNMQALPLGLCHPQTDDIHRGHVPMKPDQPTLKSSFSEEYMYTIILPAVIIISMIIIALLIACCLHRRRRKSGKMELGDEEERRSFRKKNIPVIFQDELDEKPEIGNKSPIILKDEKPPLLPPSYNTSNMNGDNDVDEYVPPPAVVVGGREARGKSPATPSYRKPPPYVSP from the exons ATGCCAGACGTAGCTAAGTTCTCAGTTTCTAAAGAGCAGCACCagcaccaacaccaacaccagCATCGACAATACCACTCAGTAAGCAGCAATAGTAAAAGTCTGAATATGAGTCTGCTGCCAAAATTTGACTTGGCGTTATCAAGAAAATCGACGACGTTTCTGTTGGTGCTGTTCGGTATCGGCTGCTTGGGATATATACAGGCCGAGCGTGATTTCAACTTTAACGACTCGCAG GTTCCGCTGCTTGAACCGCGAGATGACCCTGCTCACACTCATTACAGCTATGACCCATATTCGGTGGAAGTGTCGAGCTGCCGCTCGGCAAACAGCGAAGTTGTGCTCTCTTTAGTGCTGAAAAATTACGATTGGACTGATTTGAGTGACAATAAAAAggataaagtacttgaaaaattATCCAAGTTCTTTGCCATACCGAAG GAATTTATCGTTATGGAATCTGTAACAAAACGTGAACTCAGTGAAATGCAGAATGAATCAATACGAAGGGGTCATAATAAGTGCCATAATAATTATAATCGTCCTTTGGGAAGAGTTAGCTTTGTG CTTGGCTGTGGGTCTACATATTTCACAATGAGTGAAcctataaacaaacaaataggtGCTCAAATGAAAGATGGTTCTATTGATAATATAACTGGTGAAAAGTTCGGCTGGTGGGTTATTTGGCGCAAGCACTACAAAACGag AGTGCAACGCAATCGGCGCCAAACCGAGGGTTCGGGTGCAGATGAGGTCGATGATGATTATGACTATGGCTACGATGATGACGACGAGGACGTCGT GGAAAACGTAACGGAAGTACCAGCTGTCACCACACATGCGCATCGTCACCATCATGGCGTGGGACAG CAAGATCAAATGCTACAAGAAGAACATCGCCAGCAAACACTTTATCAATCGACGAAATCGTTTGAAAATTTCGAGTTGCCCTCGTTGACGCCTATAAGTGTGGAAAACTCGGAAGGTAGCACTAAAAGTGTTTCCGAGGCTGCACCAAATGATTTATCTATGTTCACCACACAGAGGCTGCCAACTTCAGATACAACAACCACTCATAGCGTACAGAGTGAAAAAGATGTCACACCCTCTGAGCCATCGTCAACATCAACTTTCATGACTTCGTCAGTGAACAAAGATGTTAAAAAG GATGATAATGAGACGAGCACGATGACTCCTGGGCAAGACTCCAGTCAGACG GCGTCCACTACACCTGCTGCTTCCTCTCCCACCACTTTGCTAACTTCGCCAACAATCTCACCTGTAACAGTAAGCAGTGACACCGTTTCTCCCGCAGTCAGCTCCACCGATTATGCAGAACCCAAAATGGAAAATACGCCGCCGATGATTCGCACCCGCTTGCAGAAGTTCGCTGTGACATCAGGCAAAGCGTTTTCATATTCAGTGCCACAGGACACCTTCTACGATACAGAGGATTTAACAAATCTACGCTTAGATTTGACGGACAAGGATGGACGAGAATTGAAGGCGTCGTCGTGGCTACAGTTTAATCCCGAAACGCATGTGCTTTATGGACT ACCATTGGACGACTCTGTATCCAAATGGCAATATAGGCTATCCGCAACGGATTCTGGCAACGATTCGGTGACGGAGACACTTGAGATCTCTGTGCAGCAGCATCGCGGTGTGCGCACTGTCAACCACGAGATAAGCATTACTGTGAAGATGAATGAGAAAAATATGCACAACATTGATTGGCAGCTAAAATTAATGCGCG ACGTGGCCTCAACATTGGGCGACGAAAACACTAACTGGATTGTTGTGCGGGAGATTCGTCCAATGCCGCAGGATCCGAATACGGCCACTTTTGTGTATTTTAACGAAACTTTCCCGACCAGCGAGTGCCCAGAAGCAGAACTCAATAAGCTGGTGAAGCGCTTAGATGCTAGTCGTCTAAGTGATTTGGTTTATCCCACACTGAGTGTCAAGTCCATAACTGGACAGCTGATTGGTGCTTGCCAAAAGTCTCATATTATTAAGCCGAAACCCACGACTCATATAGCGACAAATGTACCGCCACTGCCCCGAAATCAAGTGGATCGAGTAAATGCTACTGTTGGTCATTTACTTGTTTTCAAAGTTCCGAGCGATACATTCTACGACCCGAACGATAATGAGCATCTGACGTTGACACTGAAAACAAAGGATCACAAGGAACTAAATCCGCGACATTGGTTGCAGTTCGATTCGAAGAATCAAGAGTTCTATGGCATACCAAGAAGTGGTGATGCTGGTTCAGAGGAATACTTGTTGGTCGCCCAAGATGCTGGTGGGCTAAGCGCAACGGATGCGCTAGTCGTGGTAGTAAACCATGCACCCAAAAGAGAATTCAGCATCTACTTCAAAGCGTACCTGGCCATCCGGCATGAGCAGTTCAATGCTGATCTTCAGCGGAAATTTGTGGAGCGCATTTCTCAGTTGTTTGGTGATTCAACTACACAATATGTCCAAATACGGTCGGTGACACCACACCTTGACTCAGACAGCACCATTGTTAGCTTCTACAATACGAGTTTGTACAAATCCCACAATCGTTGCCCTGAGGAGGAAATTGAAGCAGTTCGCAGTGTATATTTGGTCAAGGATCACATGGTTCGTGATCATGTGAAGAAGGTTCTTGGACCCGAATTAAATCTCACCAATATGCAAGCGTTACCATTAGGCTTGTGTCACC CTCAAACTGACGATATACATCGCGGCCATGTACCTATGAAGCCCGATCAGCCAACTCTGAAATCCAGCTTCAGTGAAGAGTATATGTACACGATCATACTTCCGGCTGTGATTATAATTAGTATGATTATAATCGCTTTGCTTATTGCGTGTTGTCTGCATCGCCGCCGTCGTAAGAGCGGCAAAATGGAGCTGG GGGATGAGGAGGAGCGCAGATCCTTCCGTAAGAAAAATATTCCTGTTATTTTCCAAGATGAATTGGACGAAAAACCCGAAATTGGCAACAAGAGCCCAATCATACTTAAGGACGAGAAGCCACCATTGTTGCCACCATCCTACAACACCTCCAATATGAATG GCGATAACGATGTAGATGAATATGTGCCACCGCCAGCTGTTGTAGTCGGAGGTCGCGAAGCGCGAGGGAAATCACCAGCTACGCCATCCTACCGGAAACCGCCACCATATGTTTcgccataa
- the LOC129246213 gene encoding uncharacterized protein LOC129246213 isoform X3: MPDVAKFSVSKEQHQHQHQHQHRQYHSVSSNSKSLNMSLLPKFDLALSRKSTTFLLVLFGIGCLGYIQAERDFNFNDSQVPLLEPRDDPAHTHYSYDPYSVEVSSCRSANSEVVLSLVLKNYDWTDLSDNKKDKVLEKLSKFFAIPKEFIVMESVTKRELSEMQNESIRRGHNKCHNNYNRPLGRVSFVLGCGSTYFTMSEPINKQIGAQMKDGSIDNITGEKFGWWVIWRKHYKTRVQRNRRQTEGSGADEVDDDYDYGYDDDDEDVVENVTEVPAVTTHAHRHHHGVGQDDNETSTMTPGQDSSQTASTTPAASSPTTLLTSPTISPVTVSSDTVSPAVSSTDYAEPKMENTPPMIRTRLQKFAVTSGKAFSYSVPQDTFYDTEDLTNLRLDLTDKDGRELKASSWLQFNPETHVLYGLPLDDSVSKWQYRLSATDSGNDSVTETLEISVQQHRGVRTVNHEISITVKMNEKNMHNIDWQLKLMRDVASTLGDENTNWIVVREIRPMPQDPNTATFVYFNETFPTSECPEAELNKLVKRLDASRLSDLVYPTLSVKSITGQLIGACQKSHIIKPKPTTHIATNVPPLPRNQVDRVNATVGHLLVFKVPSDTFYDPNDNEHLTLTLKTKDHKELNPRHWLQFDSKNQEFYGIPRSGDAGSEEYLLVAQDAGGLSATDALVVVVNHAPKREFSIYFKAYLAIRHEQFNADLQRKFVERISQLFGDSTTQYVQIRSVTPHLDSDSTIVSFYNTSLYKSHNRCPEEEIEAVRSVYLVKDHMVRDHVKKVLGPELNLTNMQALPLGLCHPQTDDIHRGHVPMKPDQPTLKSSFSEEYMYTIILPAVIIISMIIIALLIACCLHRRRRKSGKMELGDEEERRSFRKKNIPVIFQDELDEKPEIGNKSPIILKDEKPPLLPPSYNTSNMNGDNDVDEYVPPPAVVVGGREARGKSPATPSYRKPPPYVSP, from the exons ATGCCAGACGTAGCTAAGTTCTCAGTTTCTAAAGAGCAGCACCagcaccaacaccaacaccagCATCGACAATACCACTCAGTAAGCAGCAATAGTAAAAGTCTGAATATGAGTCTGCTGCCAAAATTTGACTTGGCGTTATCAAGAAAATCGACGACGTTTCTGTTGGTGCTGTTCGGTATCGGCTGCTTGGGATATATACAGGCCGAGCGTGATTTCAACTTTAACGACTCGCAG GTTCCGCTGCTTGAACCGCGAGATGACCCTGCTCACACTCATTACAGCTATGACCCATATTCGGTGGAAGTGTCGAGCTGCCGCTCGGCAAACAGCGAAGTTGTGCTCTCTTTAGTGCTGAAAAATTACGATTGGACTGATTTGAGTGACAATAAAAAggataaagtacttgaaaaattATCCAAGTTCTTTGCCATACCGAAG GAATTTATCGTTATGGAATCTGTAACAAAACGTGAACTCAGTGAAATGCAGAATGAATCAATACGAAGGGGTCATAATAAGTGCCATAATAATTATAATCGTCCTTTGGGAAGAGTTAGCTTTGTG CTTGGCTGTGGGTCTACATATTTCACAATGAGTGAAcctataaacaaacaaataggtGCTCAAATGAAAGATGGTTCTATTGATAATATAACTGGTGAAAAGTTCGGCTGGTGGGTTATTTGGCGCAAGCACTACAAAACGag AGTGCAACGCAATCGGCGCCAAACCGAGGGTTCGGGTGCAGATGAGGTCGATGATGATTATGACTATGGCTACGATGATGACGACGAGGACGTCGT GGAAAACGTAACGGAAGTACCAGCTGTCACCACACATGCGCATCGTCACCATCATGGCGTGGGACAG GATGATAATGAGACGAGCACGATGACTCCTGGGCAAGACTCCAGTCAGACG GCGTCCACTACACCTGCTGCTTCCTCTCCCACCACTTTGCTAACTTCGCCAACAATCTCACCTGTAACAGTAAGCAGTGACACCGTTTCTCCCGCAGTCAGCTCCACCGATTATGCAGAACCCAAAATGGAAAATACGCCGCCGATGATTCGCACCCGCTTGCAGAAGTTCGCTGTGACATCAGGCAAAGCGTTTTCATATTCAGTGCCACAGGACACCTTCTACGATACAGAGGATTTAACAAATCTACGCTTAGATTTGACGGACAAGGATGGACGAGAATTGAAGGCGTCGTCGTGGCTACAGTTTAATCCCGAAACGCATGTGCTTTATGGACT ACCATTGGACGACTCTGTATCCAAATGGCAATATAGGCTATCCGCAACGGATTCTGGCAACGATTCGGTGACGGAGACACTTGAGATCTCTGTGCAGCAGCATCGCGGTGTGCGCACTGTCAACCACGAGATAAGCATTACTGTGAAGATGAATGAGAAAAATATGCACAACATTGATTGGCAGCTAAAATTAATGCGCG ACGTGGCCTCAACATTGGGCGACGAAAACACTAACTGGATTGTTGTGCGGGAGATTCGTCCAATGCCGCAGGATCCGAATACGGCCACTTTTGTGTATTTTAACGAAACTTTCCCGACCAGCGAGTGCCCAGAAGCAGAACTCAATAAGCTGGTGAAGCGCTTAGATGCTAGTCGTCTAAGTGATTTGGTTTATCCCACACTGAGTGTCAAGTCCATAACTGGACAGCTGATTGGTGCTTGCCAAAAGTCTCATATTATTAAGCCGAAACCCACGACTCATATAGCGACAAATGTACCGCCACTGCCCCGAAATCAAGTGGATCGAGTAAATGCTACTGTTGGTCATTTACTTGTTTTCAAAGTTCCGAGCGATACATTCTACGACCCGAACGATAATGAGCATCTGACGTTGACACTGAAAACAAAGGATCACAAGGAACTAAATCCGCGACATTGGTTGCAGTTCGATTCGAAGAATCAAGAGTTCTATGGCATACCAAGAAGTGGTGATGCTGGTTCAGAGGAATACTTGTTGGTCGCCCAAGATGCTGGTGGGCTAAGCGCAACGGATGCGCTAGTCGTGGTAGTAAACCATGCACCCAAAAGAGAATTCAGCATCTACTTCAAAGCGTACCTGGCCATCCGGCATGAGCAGTTCAATGCTGATCTTCAGCGGAAATTTGTGGAGCGCATTTCTCAGTTGTTTGGTGATTCAACTACACAATATGTCCAAATACGGTCGGTGACACCACACCTTGACTCAGACAGCACCATTGTTAGCTTCTACAATACGAGTTTGTACAAATCCCACAATCGTTGCCCTGAGGAGGAAATTGAAGCAGTTCGCAGTGTATATTTGGTCAAGGATCACATGGTTCGTGATCATGTGAAGAAGGTTCTTGGACCCGAATTAAATCTCACCAATATGCAAGCGTTACCATTAGGCTTGTGTCACC CTCAAACTGACGATATACATCGCGGCCATGTACCTATGAAGCCCGATCAGCCAACTCTGAAATCCAGCTTCAGTGAAGAGTATATGTACACGATCATACTTCCGGCTGTGATTATAATTAGTATGATTATAATCGCTTTGCTTATTGCGTGTTGTCTGCATCGCCGCCGTCGTAAGAGCGGCAAAATGGAGCTGG GGGATGAGGAGGAGCGCAGATCCTTCCGTAAGAAAAATATTCCTGTTATTTTCCAAGATGAATTGGACGAAAAACCCGAAATTGGCAACAAGAGCCCAATCATACTTAAGGACGAGAAGCCACCATTGTTGCCACCATCCTACAACACCTCCAATATGAATG GCGATAACGATGTAGATGAATATGTGCCACCGCCAGCTGTTGTAGTCGGAGGTCGCGAAGCGCGAGGGAAATCACCAGCTACGCCATCCTACCGGAAACCGCCACCATATGTTTcgccataa
- the LOC129246213 gene encoding uncharacterized protein LOC129246213 isoform X1: MPDVAKFSVSKEQHQHQHQHQHRQYHSVSSNSKSLNMSLLPKFDLALSRKSTTFLLVLFGIGCLGYIQAERDFNFNDSQVPLLEPRDDPAHTHYSYDPYSVEVSSCRSANSEVVLSLVLKNYDWTDLSDNKKDKVLEKLSKFFAIPKEFIVMESVTKRELSEMQNESIRRGHNKCHNNYNRPLGRVSFVLGCGSTYFTMSEPINKQIGAQMKDGSIDNITGEKFGWWVIWRKHYKTRVQRNRRQTEGSGADEVDDDYDYGYDDDDEDVVENVTEVPAVTTHAHRHHHGVGQSNLEDNKLDMASVSESSISSSQVADPEIDAEVDGEEGVAAVAAASSNAKHFTSNSDSNFLLPNKGSNIDEEIVESVSQLESVITKTIENTKNIKELPVIKKEVGEDVPVAVEIAKELDVSNALEELGQSNNLDINMNLKEAQPGTSSANHEFVTSSIAQMPLHLRNENKIDNENFTFGAAANVSAEAAEADAKVGSPLGASIKKNFNEIEDIRLDDGNSNKSALDPTNASVLNELEVIESISPSGVDVGTLSSVAITLESFAPSTTTIMNPIVLEMAKAETTSLLPPALHTLSINVGNTASTTLAPVQSANAVATSLSALPSSSVSYPSSPSSSFSVSSSTVSTTPSFSSSFAPPSISSTTSASLTTTTPSITSPQFTKDDNETSTMTPGQDSSQTASTTPAASSPTTLLTSPTISPVTVSSDTVSPAVSSTDYAEPKMENTPPMIRTRLQKFAVTSGKAFSYSVPQDTFYDTEDLTNLRLDLTDKDGRELKASSWLQFNPETHVLYGLPLDDSVSKWQYRLSATDSGNDSVTETLEISVQQHRGVRTVNHEISITVKMNEKNMHNIDWQLKLMRDVASTLGDENTNWIVVREIRPMPQDPNTATFVYFNETFPTSECPEAELNKLVKRLDASRLSDLVYPTLSVKSITGQLIGACQKSHIIKPKPTTHIATNVPPLPRNQVDRVNATVGHLLVFKVPSDTFYDPNDNEHLTLTLKTKDHKELNPRHWLQFDSKNQEFYGIPRSGDAGSEEYLLVAQDAGGLSATDALVVVVNHAPKREFSIYFKAYLAIRHEQFNADLQRKFVERISQLFGDSTTQYVQIRSVTPHLDSDSTIVSFYNTSLYKSHNRCPEEEIEAVRSVYLVKDHMVRDHVKKVLGPELNLTNMQALPLGLCHPQTDDIHRGHVPMKPDQPTLKSSFSEEYMYTIILPAVIIISMIIIALLIACCLHRRRRKSGKMELGDEEERRSFRKKNIPVIFQDELDEKPEIGNKSPIILKDEKPPLLPPSYNTSNMNGDNDVDEYVPPPAVVVGGREARGKSPATPSYRKPPPYVSP, encoded by the exons ATGCCAGACGTAGCTAAGTTCTCAGTTTCTAAAGAGCAGCACCagcaccaacaccaacaccagCATCGACAATACCACTCAGTAAGCAGCAATAGTAAAAGTCTGAATATGAGTCTGCTGCCAAAATTTGACTTGGCGTTATCAAGAAAATCGACGACGTTTCTGTTGGTGCTGTTCGGTATCGGCTGCTTGGGATATATACAGGCCGAGCGTGATTTCAACTTTAACGACTCGCAG GTTCCGCTGCTTGAACCGCGAGATGACCCTGCTCACACTCATTACAGCTATGACCCATATTCGGTGGAAGTGTCGAGCTGCCGCTCGGCAAACAGCGAAGTTGTGCTCTCTTTAGTGCTGAAAAATTACGATTGGACTGATTTGAGTGACAATAAAAAggataaagtacttgaaaaattATCCAAGTTCTTTGCCATACCGAAG GAATTTATCGTTATGGAATCTGTAACAAAACGTGAACTCAGTGAAATGCAGAATGAATCAATACGAAGGGGTCATAATAAGTGCCATAATAATTATAATCGTCCTTTGGGAAGAGTTAGCTTTGTG CTTGGCTGTGGGTCTACATATTTCACAATGAGTGAAcctataaacaaacaaataggtGCTCAAATGAAAGATGGTTCTATTGATAATATAACTGGTGAAAAGTTCGGCTGGTGGGTTATTTGGCGCAAGCACTACAAAACGag AGTGCAACGCAATCGGCGCCAAACCGAGGGTTCGGGTGCAGATGAGGTCGATGATGATTATGACTATGGCTACGATGATGACGACGAGGACGTCGT GGAAAACGTAACGGAAGTACCAGCTGTCACCACACATGCGCATCGTCACCATCATGGCGTGGGACAG TCAAATCTCGAGGATAATAAGTTGGACATGGCATCGGTGTCAGAATCATCGATATCAAGTAGCCAAGTCGCCGATCCGGAGATCGATGCCGAAGTCGATGGCGAGGAAGGAGTTGCTGCTGTGGCAGCTGCGTCGTCCAATGCCAAGCACTTTACTTCAAACAGCGACTCGAACTTCTTGCTACCGAATAAAGGAAGTAATATAGACGAAGAAATAGTTGAGAGTGTCTCACAGCTGGAATCAGTTATAACTAAAACCATTGAAAATACGAAGAATATCAAAGAACTCCCTGTTATAAAGAAGGAAGTTGGCGAAGATGTTCCTGTCGCTGTGGAAATTGCAAAGGAATTGGATGTTTCGAATGCACTtgaagagctcggccaatctAATAATTTAGATattaatatgaatttaaaaGAGGCACAGCCAGGAACCTCAAGTGCTAATCATGAATTTGTAACAAGCAGCATAGCACAAATGCCATTACATCTtcgcaatgaaaataaaattgacaatgaaaattttacatttggAGCCGCTGCTAACGTTTCTGCTGAAGCCGCTGAAGCCGATGCTAAAGTAGGTTCACCGTTGGGTGCctccattaaaaaaaacttcaatgaaATTGAGGATATACGCTTGGATGATGGCAATTCAAATAAATCGGCACTGGATCCCACTAACGCATCGGTTCTAAACGAGCTGGAAGTAATTGAATCAATTTCACCATCTGGTGTAGATGTGGGCACCTTGTCATCGGTAGCTATTACTTTAGAATCGTTTGCACCCAGCACTACCACCATAATGAATCCTATTGTTCTTGAAATGGCAAAAGCCGAGACGACTTCTTTGCTGCCACCAGCTTTACACACGCTTTCAATAAATGTTGGCAACACAGCTTCAACAACACTTGCACCCGTCCAATCAGCCAATGCTGTTGCGACTTCATTATCCGCATTACCGTCATCATCCGTTTCTTATCCTTCCTCGCCTTCATCATCATTCTCGGTATCCTCCTCTACCGTGTCAACTACGCCATCGTTCTCTTCGTCATTCGCGCCTCCCTCCATATCATCAACAACCTCAGCTTCATTAACGACAACGACACCATCCATCACCTCACCACAGTTTACGAAG GATGATAATGAGACGAGCACGATGACTCCTGGGCAAGACTCCAGTCAGACG GCGTCCACTACACCTGCTGCTTCCTCTCCCACCACTTTGCTAACTTCGCCAACAATCTCACCTGTAACAGTAAGCAGTGACACCGTTTCTCCCGCAGTCAGCTCCACCGATTATGCAGAACCCAAAATGGAAAATACGCCGCCGATGATTCGCACCCGCTTGCAGAAGTTCGCTGTGACATCAGGCAAAGCGTTTTCATATTCAGTGCCACAGGACACCTTCTACGATACAGAGGATTTAACAAATCTACGCTTAGATTTGACGGACAAGGATGGACGAGAATTGAAGGCGTCGTCGTGGCTACAGTTTAATCCCGAAACGCATGTGCTTTATGGACT ACCATTGGACGACTCTGTATCCAAATGGCAATATAGGCTATCCGCAACGGATTCTGGCAACGATTCGGTGACGGAGACACTTGAGATCTCTGTGCAGCAGCATCGCGGTGTGCGCACTGTCAACCACGAGATAAGCATTACTGTGAAGATGAATGAGAAAAATATGCACAACATTGATTGGCAGCTAAAATTAATGCGCG ACGTGGCCTCAACATTGGGCGACGAAAACACTAACTGGATTGTTGTGCGGGAGATTCGTCCAATGCCGCAGGATCCGAATACGGCCACTTTTGTGTATTTTAACGAAACTTTCCCGACCAGCGAGTGCCCAGAAGCAGAACTCAATAAGCTGGTGAAGCGCTTAGATGCTAGTCGTCTAAGTGATTTGGTTTATCCCACACTGAGTGTCAAGTCCATAACTGGACAGCTGATTGGTGCTTGCCAAAAGTCTCATATTATTAAGCCGAAACCCACGACTCATATAGCGACAAATGTACCGCCACTGCCCCGAAATCAAGTGGATCGAGTAAATGCTACTGTTGGTCATTTACTTGTTTTCAAAGTTCCGAGCGATACATTCTACGACCCGAACGATAATGAGCATCTGACGTTGACACTGAAAACAAAGGATCACAAGGAACTAAATCCGCGACATTGGTTGCAGTTCGATTCGAAGAATCAAGAGTTCTATGGCATACCAAGAAGTGGTGATGCTGGTTCAGAGGAATACTTGTTGGTCGCCCAAGATGCTGGTGGGCTAAGCGCAACGGATGCGCTAGTCGTGGTAGTAAACCATGCACCCAAAAGAGAATTCAGCATCTACTTCAAAGCGTACCTGGCCATCCGGCATGAGCAGTTCAATGCTGATCTTCAGCGGAAATTTGTGGAGCGCATTTCTCAGTTGTTTGGTGATTCAACTACACAATATGTCCAAATACGGTCGGTGACACCACACCTTGACTCAGACAGCACCATTGTTAGCTTCTACAATACGAGTTTGTACAAATCCCACAATCGTTGCCCTGAGGAGGAAATTGAAGCAGTTCGCAGTGTATATTTGGTCAAGGATCACATGGTTCGTGATCATGTGAAGAAGGTTCTTGGACCCGAATTAAATCTCACCAATATGCAAGCGTTACCATTAGGCTTGTGTCACC CTCAAACTGACGATATACATCGCGGCCATGTACCTATGAAGCCCGATCAGCCAACTCTGAAATCCAGCTTCAGTGAAGAGTATATGTACACGATCATACTTCCGGCTGTGATTATAATTAGTATGATTATAATCGCTTTGCTTATTGCGTGTTGTCTGCATCGCCGCCGTCGTAAGAGCGGCAAAATGGAGCTGG GGGATGAGGAGGAGCGCAGATCCTTCCGTAAGAAAAATATTCCTGTTATTTTCCAAGATGAATTGGACGAAAAACCCGAAATTGGCAACAAGAGCCCAATCATACTTAAGGACGAGAAGCCACCATTGTTGCCACCATCCTACAACACCTCCAATATGAATG GCGATAACGATGTAGATGAATATGTGCCACCGCCAGCTGTTGTAGTCGGAGGTCGCGAAGCGCGAGGGAAATCACCAGCTACGCCATCCTACCGGAAACCGCCACCATATGTTTcgccataa